The window CGGCTCTTCAAGTCTTGAATCGACGATTCTATACTCTTCTCTATGCATACTCCTGCACCGACACCTGTTATTGCATTCTCGACGTCTGTGAGGGTCATCCTCAAGTATGACCCCGCTCCCACCGGAACGAGAACCTCTGTTCCTTTCGGGCAACCCTTAACACCTTCGAGGGCGTTGGCGGCTAAGATGGTCTCACCCAAAGCGGCGTTCACGATGTTTAGTCTGGACTGTATGAGGTCCGCTGAACCCTCCATCATCCTCAACTCTAGCAGTGTCTTCCTCAACTCTTCATCGGCTTCAGCCAAAACCTCTCAGCCTCCAAATCTCAGGATCTTTATTCCTTCTTCTCCTCAATCTTTAATATTCTTATCTGGAATCTCTTTGCTCTATGTCTGCTCCCGACATCGCATAGAAGTCTCTCAACAGCCTCGCCCTGCCTGAGACCCTTAACCTCCTTCGTGAACTTTATAAGGCCTGTTGGCTTCTTGACCTCCCCTGTGACTATGAAAGTCTTTACTTCAGACATATCGTAAACCACCTATCTATCAATTTTAAAGGTTCATCGTCTGGGATATTATCATCAGCTCCTTGCCTTGCGTCAGGGGTCCAGCTACTGCTCCATGGCTTGTAGCTAAGAGACCTGACTTCACGTACGGTACTCCACCGTTGACCGTGCAAGGTTCAACCTTCACCTTCAAGACCTCACCTATAACCTTCTGCTCCTCGCTTGTTATCAATGGGTGTGTTATAACTCCTTTGTTTGTGGCGACTCCTAAGGAGCCTACATAGGGTAGGCCTGCTATGCTGCACCTAACCACCTCCACCTGTAGGAGGTCACGTAAGGTGTTGACTGTCTTGTCTGTGAAGGTCGGGTCGACTACCGCTCCCTTATCATTTGCTAGAATGAGGTTACCCAGCGCCGTCTTCCTCTCATCTAAGGTCTGAATGTTTATGTCTGTTCTTCTCCTCAGCTCTTCGAGCTCATGGTCCATGATCGTACGTGGAAGAGCCAAACCTTTGCTGTTTCCAGCCAGCATAATCCCTAGAAGGTTTGAACCTGCGATGTTCACCTCGTAGACGTCGACGTTCAAACATTCAGCTATTCTCCTCTTCTTCCCAGGGGGTGTAGACGCCGGAACCGCAGCGAGGCCTTCACATGCGAAACAGTAGACGCCTATATTTGGGCTTCCGAAGATATCGGCATATATTATCGCCATACTTTACAGGCCGACCTCCATCCAAGATCATGTAATCCACAATTACATTATTCTCGGCAGTATATCATCTCATCGCTCAAGCTGAGGAGTTCCCGACTTGTTGAAAACGC of the Candidatus Bathyarchaeota archaeon genome contains:
- a CDS encoding 50S ribosomal protein L18a, with product MSEVKTFIVTGEVKKPTGLIKFTKEVKGLRQGEAVERLLCDVGSRHRAKRFQIRILKIEEKKE
- a CDS encoding translation initiation factor IF-6, with protein sequence MAIIYADIFGSPNIGVYCFACEGLAAVPASTPPGKKRRIAECLNVDVYEVNIAGSNLLGIMLAGNSKGLALPRTIMDHELEELRRRTDINIQTLDERKTALGNLILANDKGAVVDPTFTDKTVNTLRDLLQVEVVRCSIAGLPYVGSLGVATNKGVITHPLITSEEQKVIGEVLKVKVEPCTVNGGVPYVKSGLLATSHGAVAGPLTQGKELMIISQTMNL
- the pfdA gene encoding prefoldin subunit alpha, giving the protein MAEADEELRKTLLELRMMEGSADLIQSRLNIVNAALGETILAANALEGVKGCPKGTEVLVPVGAGSYLRMTLTDVENAITGVGAGVCIEKSIESSIQDLKSRQEELEKLSSSLQQQLIQLLNNIESSKVRLSRLIEAQSRSQPQKA